GCCCGCATGATCGGCGAGCCGAGCGAATCACCCCCCGATAGCCGGACAACCCAACCGGTCGCACGCGAACGGAATCCGTCCGCCCTGCCCTCCCCCCTTCCACCGGCTGAACGAGATCTGGTCCCTCACAGTTCCAGAATCGAGGTTCCCCCCGCACGGCCGACGTCCCGCCTTCCCTGGCTCATCGGAATTGGGACGGCTCTGCTCGCACTGGGCGCCGGAGCTTGGTACTGGTGGACGTCGTCCGCGCCTCCGGTCATATACAAGACCCTCCCCATCGACCGGGGTCCCATCACCGCTTTGGTGACCGCGACCGGCACGGTCAATCCAGTCATGTCCGTCCAAGTCGGCAGTCAAGTTTCTGGCAAAATCGCCGGACTCTTCGTGGACTTTAATTCCGAGGTCACGAAGGGGCAGGTGCTGGCCCGGATCGACCAGCAACCGTTCCAAGCCCGCGTCGCTCAAGCCCGAGCCTCGGTCAAAAGCGCATCGGCCGGTTTGGCCAAGGCGAAGAACCTCGCCGCGCAGAGGAAGCGGGATCGCGATCGCATGGCGGCCTTGCGAGAGCAGGAGTTCGTCTCGCAGGCCGAACTCGACCTTGCCGACACCAACTATCAAGACGCCCTCGCGCAGGTGGAGGCGGCCCAAGCGCAGCTCGACCAGGCCCACGCGACCCTCGCGGCGGCTGAACTGGACCTCGGCTACACCACCATCTATTCTCCGGTGGACGGCATCGTCATCTCCCGCGACGTGGACGTGGGCCAGACCGTCGCCGCCAGTTTTCAAACCCCGACGTTGTTCGTGATCGCGCGGGACTTGACGCGGATGCAGGTCAACGCCAACGTGAGCGAAGCCGACATCGGCGGCGTGGCCGAAGGCAAACCGGCCCGCTTCCGCGTGGACGCTTACCCCAGAGAATGGTTCGAAGGGACCGTCGCGCAGGTCCGCCATGCGCCGGTCGTCGTCCAAAACGTCGTGACCTACGACGTCGTCATCACGGTCGACAACCGACACCTGAAACTGAAACCCGGCATGACCGCGACGGTCACGATCGTCGCGGATGAAAAAGAACGGACGCTCAGGGTGCCGAACGGAGCCCTGCGGTTTCGGATGCCCGGCGCGCCGATCGACCGCAAGGCAACGGCCGTCTGGGTGAAAGACGCCGACGGGCAAGTCCGCCGCGTGCCGGTGACGACCGGCATTGCCGATTCCCTCTATACGGAAATCGTGGACGGTGCACTACGGGAAGGCGACCAGGTCGTCGTCGGCATTGAAACGCCCGATGAAGGGCGAAACCGAACGTTGCCGCCGGGGTTCGAGCTCGGTCCTAAGGTCAGATGATGGGCAGGGCCTCTGGTTCGCCCGTGGTTCATTGGTCGGCTCCGGCACGCCGGGCTCAGGAGAGGCGACGGCATCAACGAGAGTCGGAATCGGTAACGGGACAATGTCTTTCCTCTGGCTGACAGTCCTCTCCGCCCTTCGCGTGCTCAGGCGCAATCCCTTGCGGGCCGGGCTGACCATGCTCGGCGTCATCATCGGCATCGGCGCCGTCGTGGCCATGGTGAGCCTGGGGCAGGGCGCGACCGCCGCGATCCAGGCGGAGATCGCCAGTCTCGGCACCAACGTCCTCATCGTCATCCCCGGCGCGACGACGGTCGGGGGCATCCGCGGCGGTCTGGGTACGGCATCCACCCTGACCGTTGACGACGCCGAGGACATCGAGAGAAAAGTGTCCGGCGTGACGGCGGTTCTGTACGGAAGCCGATCCGTGCTGCAGGTCGTCCGGGAAAACAAGAACTGGAGCACGGTCGTCTTCGGCACGACGCCGTTGTTCCCCGACATGCGCAACTGGCCGATCATCCAAGGGTCGTTCTTTACCCAGTCGGACTTGGACTCGGCGGCCAAGGTCGCCGTGTTGGGAACGACCGTCGTTCAGAACTTATTCGAGCCGGGAGAAAACGCCGTGGGCGCCGAGATCCGCATCCGCAACGTCCCCTTTCACGTGATCGGCGTGCTGGGCTCCAAGGGGCAATCCGTCACCGGCCAGGATCAAGACGATCTGGTCGTGCTGCCCTTTTCGACCGCCGAACGCAAGGTCTTCGGAACAAGCTTTCTGGGAACCGTGGGGATCGTTCTGGTGGAGACGGATGCGCACGCCGACATTCCGGCCGTCACGGACGACATCCGGGATCTTTTGCGAACCAGACACCGGTTGCAGCCGTCCGACGAGGACGACTTTACGATTCGCACCTTGGAAGACATCGCCCAGACCATCGCCGGGGCGAGTCGGACCATGATGCTCATGCTGATGAGCATCGCCTCCATCTCGTTGATCGTGGGCGGCATCGGCATCATGAACATCCTGCTGGTCTCGGTCACGGAACGGACGCGGGAAATCGGCCTGCGCATGGCGGTCGGCGCCACGCGGGCGCACATCCTGTTTCAGTTTCTCATCGAAGCCGTGATCATGACGGCCTTGGGGGGCCTGCTCGGCGTCGCGACGGGTGTCGGCATTGCTCGGCTGCTCACGGCCATGATCGGGTGGCCTACGATCATCAATTCGCGCGCGGTGGCCGCTTCCTTCCTGTTTTCGCTCGCCGTGGGGCTGTTTTTCGGCCTCTATCCGGCCAACAAGGCGTCGAAACTGAACCCGATCGACGCCATGCGGTACGAGTGAGGGGCATCCCGCGAAAGGGCATTCCTCCCTACTCGTCCTCGCCACATCGCGCGAACCATCGAACTCATGGATATTGCCTGCCCACAATCGCTATCATGTGACGCGTTTTCCACGCCGACGGCGACGCATGCGCACGGAATCGAAGTCCGATTCTCCGTTCCAGCTCGCCAACCAAGAGCATCTCGGTTTCCTTTGAGGAAAGATTCCCATGTCTCTTGAGATGGCGTTCGTGCTTGTCGTCACCGTCGTCGCGGTGGTCCTTTTTGTCACAGAAAAACTGCCTGTGGACGTGGTGGCGCTCGGCATCATGGCCGTGCTGCTGCTCGGCGGCATTCTGACTCCTGAGGAGGGCCTGGCCGGCTTCAGTAACCCCGCGACGGTGACAGTCGGCGCCATGTTGGTCTTAAGCGCCGGTCTTTTCAAAAGCGGGGCCTTGAACGTCCTGAGCGTCTGGCTGGGCCTGCTCGGCCAATTCGGCAGCACGGTCTTGCTGATGACGATGATGATCGTCGTCGGGACGGTCTCCGCCTTTATCAACAATACTGCCGCAGTCGCGATGCTGATGCCGGTCGTGATCGGCATGGCACCCGCACTCGGCGTGAGCCCCTCCAGGCTGCTGATGCCGCTCTCGTTTGCCTCCATGTTCGGGGGCGTCTGCACATTGATCGGCACCTCGACCAACATCGTGGTCAGCTCCATCTCCGAGCGGTACGGGCAGCCGGGGTTCGCCATGTTCGAGACGACGCCGCTCGGTCTGGTATTCTTTGCCGCGGGCACGGCCTATATGTTGGCAGCCGGGCTGCGCCTGATCCCGGACCGCCGAGCCGACGGTGACCTGACACGGCATTTCAGCATGGACGAATACTTGACGGAGATCGTTCTGCTTCCCGAAGCCAAATCCGTCGGCACCACCGTCGGTGATTGCCCGTTGGTTAAGGACATCGATCTCGACATTCTGGAAGTCCGGCGGGGAGCGGGCCGAGCCCTGTCCCCCGATCCCTCCATGGTGCTGCAGGCGGGGGACGTATTGCTCGTTCGATGCAACGTCGCGCAAATCAGGCAGTTACAGGAACGGGTCGGCATCGCACTGAAACCGGAGATGCAGTGGCGGGACCAGGATCTGGAATCCGGCGGCAGCCAGTTGATCGAAGCGGTCGTTGCTCCCTATTCAGTATTGGACGGACGCTCGCTGAAAGGGATCAGGTTCCGCGACAACTTCGGCGCGACCGTGCTTGCCATTCGGCATCACGGCAAGGTGGTCCATGAGAACTTGAATTCGCGAATCCTTCGCAGCGGCGACGTGCTGCTGCTCAACGTCCGGCGGGATTCGCTCACACGCTTGAGAGAAAGTCCCGCCTTCGTCATGATCTCCGACGTGGAGCTTCCGACGTTTCGAACCCACAAGCTGGTCACCGCACTTGTGATCGTCGCCGGTGTGGTTGGAGCGGCGGCGCTCCACCTCGTTCCCATCGTCGTCAGCGCCGTCGCCGGATGCGTGCT
This sequence is a window from Candidatus Nitrospira inopinata. Protein-coding genes within it:
- a CDS encoding ABC transporter permease, which codes for MSFLWLTVLSALRVLRRNPLRAGLTMLGVIIGIGAVVAMVSLGQGATAAIQAEIASLGTNVLIVIPGATTVGGIRGGLGTASTLTVDDAEDIERKVSGVTAVLYGSRSVLQVVRENKNWSTVVFGTTPLFPDMRNWPIIQGSFFTQSDLDSAAKVAVLGTTVVQNLFEPGENAVGAEIRIRNVPFHVIGVLGSKGQSVTGQDQDDLVVLPFSTAERKVFGTSFLGTVGIVLVETDAHADIPAVTDDIRDLLRTRHRLQPSDEDDFTIRTLEDIAQTIAGASRTMMLMLMSIASISLIVGGIGIMNILLVSVTERTREIGLRMAVGATRAHILFQFLIEAVIMTALGGLLGVATGVGIARLLTAMIGWPTIINSRAVAASFLFSLAVGLFFGLYPANKASKLNPIDAMRYE
- a CDS encoding efflux RND transporter periplasmic adaptor subunit: MIGEPSESPPDSRTTQPVARERNPSALPSPLPPAERDLVPHSSRIEVPPARPTSRLPWLIGIGTALLALGAGAWYWWTSSAPPVIYKTLPIDRGPITALVTATGTVNPVMSVQVGSQVSGKIAGLFVDFNSEVTKGQVLARIDQQPFQARVAQARASVKSASAGLAKAKNLAAQRKRDRDRMAALREQEFVSQAELDLADTNYQDALAQVEAAQAQLDQAHATLAAAELDLGYTTIYSPVDGIVISRDVDVGQTVAASFQTPTLFVIARDLTRMQVNANVSEADIGGVAEGKPARFRVDAYPREWFEGTVAQVRHAPVVVQNVVTYDVVITVDNRHLKLKPGMTATVTIVADEKERTLRVPNGALRFRMPGAPIDRKATAVWVKDADGQVRRVPVTTGIADSLYTEIVDGALREGDQVVVGIETPDEGRNRTLPPGFELGPKVR
- a CDS encoding SLC13 family permease, with the protein product MSLEMAFVLVVTVVAVVLFVTEKLPVDVVALGIMAVLLLGGILTPEEGLAGFSNPATVTVGAMLVLSAGLFKSGALNVLSVWLGLLGQFGSTVLLMTMMIVVGTVSAFINNTAAVAMLMPVVIGMAPALGVSPSRLLMPLSFASMFGGVCTLIGTSTNIVVSSISERYGQPGFAMFETTPLGLVFFAAGTAYMLAAGLRLIPDRRADGDLTRHFSMDEYLTEIVLLPEAKSVGTTVGDCPLVKDIDLDILEVRRGAGRALSPDPSMVLQAGDVLLVRCNVAQIRQLQERVGIALKPEMQWRDQDLESGGSQLIEAVVAPYSVLDGRSLKGIRFRDNFGATVLAIRHHGKVVHENLNSRILRSGDVLLLNVRRDSLTRLRESPAFVMISDVELPTFRTHKLVTALVIVAGVVGAAALHLVPIVVSAVAGCVLLVLTGCLTMQEAYGAVEWRIIVLLAGVLTLGIALEKTGAALLLSKWLIATVGIWGPVALVSALYLATSLLTEAMSNNATAALLAPIAIAAAQSMNLNPRPFLMAITFAASASFMTPVGYQTNTLIYGPGRYTFADFVRVGTPLNILFWILATLLIPVFWPFQPA